The Vibrio chagasii genome includes a region encoding these proteins:
- a CDS encoding chemotaxis protein CheW translates to MSQMSEVEVRKDQTNDEVLQWVTFQLEEETYGINVMQVREVLRYSEIAPVPGAPDYVLGIINLRGNVVTVIDTRSRFGLMQGEITDNTRIIVIESERQVIGILVDSVAEVVYLRSSEIDTTPSVGTDESAKFIQGVSNRDGKLLILVDLNKLLSEDEWDEMAHL, encoded by the coding sequence ATGTCTCAAATGAGTGAAGTTGAAGTAAGAAAAGATCAAACGAATGACGAAGTACTTCAATGGGTAACATTCCAGCTAGAAGAAGAAACTTACGGCATCAATGTAATGCAAGTTCGTGAAGTACTGCGTTACAGCGAGATTGCTCCGGTACCAGGTGCTCCTGACTACGTTCTAGGTATTATTAACCTACGTGGTAACGTTGTTACTGTTATCGACACTCGCTCTCGCTTTGGTTTGATGCAAGGTGAAATCACGGATAACACTCGTATTATCGTTATTGAATCTGAGCGTCAAGTTATTGGCATCTTGGTTGATAGTGTTGCTGAAGTGGTTTACCTACGTTCTTCTGAAATCGATACAACACCAAGTGTTGGTACTGATGAAAGCGCGAAGTTCATCCAGGGCGTAAGCAACCGCGATGGCAAGCTGCTTATCTTAGTAGATCTGAACAAACTACTAAGCGAAGACGAATGGGATGAGATGGCTCACCTATAA